In Euphorbia lathyris chromosome 10, ddEupLath1.1, whole genome shotgun sequence, a single genomic region encodes these proteins:
- the LOC136208818 gene encoding folylpolyglutamate synthase isoform X2 yields the protein MFPMFVRNCHLKCAIASVSHFDRSNYQIPTTTPWNCSFHAGHGGSKGLNRHRILHSQARGINYQIKSSQFMDNMDFDLSVKDYLQKPPLSNSYETAMEALSSLITRPKRGIHSPFVSKYEKLDRMLMYLEILDLEEHIHGLKIIHVAGTKGKGSTCTFCEAILRECGVRTGLFTSPHLIDVRERFRVDGLDISEDKFLFYFWDCWNRLREHVTEELPMPPLFQFLTVLAFRIFVGEQVDVAIIEVGLGGLNDSTNVIKEPIVCGVTSLGMDHTETLGNTLGEIAAHKAGIFKPQVPAYTVPQLSEAMDVLQEKAHKLMVPLKVVEPLDYRKMDGLKLSLSGDHQLSNAGLAVSLCKYWLQRTGNWEKLFQHENHEANLPEAFLRGLATARLSGRGQVIYDTHSKSHNSSDVAENSSGDLIFYLDGAHSPESMEVCAKWFSSAVQYKKQYPQLFSSHDSESMKIVPGNGYIQCERSKYEESNKIIKKILLFNCMDVRDPQILLPRLVNTCAASGSYFSKAIFVPSMSKYNKVTSGTSAIPIEFSNQDLSWQFSLQRLWEKLLHGIDVEKNTKLDSVQALPPREFLYADASHCRPADGKLGCSAVISSLPLTIKWLRDCVRENPALRIQVLVTGSLHLVGDVLKVLKR from the exons ATGTTCCCTATGTTCGTTAGGAACTGTCATCTGAAGTGTGCAATAGCCAGTGTTTCACACTTCGACAGGAGCAATTATCAAATTCCTACAACAACACCATGGAACTGTTCTTTTCATGCAGGTCATGGGGGCTCTAAAGGTCTGAACAGGCATAGGATACTACATTCTCAAGCAAGAG GTATTAACTATCAAATAAAATCATCACAGTTCATGGATAACATGGATTTTGATCTATCTGTCAAAGATTATCTGCAAAAACCGCCTCTTTCAAATTCTTATGAAACTGCAATGGAAGCACTTTCCTCTCTTATTACACGCCCAAAACGCGGAATCCACTCACCTTTTGTTAGTAAATATGAAAAATTGGACAGAATGCTTATGTATCTTGAG ATATTGGACTTGGAAGAGCATATACATGGACTCAAAATTATCCATGTTGCTGGAACTAAAGGAAAG GGTTCCACATGCACATTTTGTGAAGCTATTTTACGAGAATGTGGTGTTCGAACAGGGCTGTTTACTTCCCCTCACCTAATTGATGTGAGAGAAAGATTTCGTGTAGACGG ACTGGACATATCTGAAgataaatttctattttactTTTGGGATTGTTGGAATCGCTTGAGG GAGCATGTAACTGAGGAACTGCCAATGCCACCACTGTTTCAGTTCCTCACAGTCTTGGCATTCAGAATATTTGTTGGTGAACAG GTAGATGTTGCCATAATTGAAGTTGGTCTTGGAGGGTTAAATGATTCAACGAATGTG ATCAAAGAGCCTATTGTTTGTGGCGTTACATCTTTGGGGATGGATCATACAGAGACTTTGG GTAATACACTTGGAGAGATTGCTGCACATAAAGCTGGAATTTTCAAG CCTCAAGTACCTGCATATACGGTACCCCAGCTTTCTGAAGCCATGGATGTTCTTCAGGAGAAGGCCCATAAACTGATG GTACCCCTGAAAGTAGTGGAGCCTCTTGATTACAGAAAGATGGATGGATTGAAGCTTAGCTTGTCTGGTGATCACCAACTCAGTAATGCTGGTCTTGCTGTTTCCCTATGTAAATATTGGCTTCAAAGAACTGGAAATTGGGAAAAACTATTCCAACAT GAAAACCATGAAGCTAATTTGCCAGAGGCATTTCTCAGGGGTCTTGCAACAGCACGTCTTTCTGGGAGAGGGCAAGTCATCTATGATACTCATTCAAAGTCCCACAATTCATCAGATGTAGCTGAAAATTCGTCAGGGGATCTGATTTTCTACTTGGATGGAGCTCATAGTCCAGAGAGCATGGAGGTTTGTGCTAAATGGTTCTCTAGTGCTGTTCAATACAAAAAGCAATACCCGCAGTTATTTTCTTCTCATGATTCTGAAAGTATGAAGATAGTTCCGGGAAATGGTTACATCCAATGTGAAAGGAGTAAATATGAAGAGTCCAACAAAATAATAAAGAAG ATTCTTTTGTTCAATTGCATGGACGTAAGAGATCCTCAAATTTTGCTTCCTCGGCTTGTGAACACATGTGCCGCCTCAG GTTCCTACTTCTCAAAGGCCATTTTTGTCCCAAGCATGTCAAAATACAACAAGGTCACTTCTGGCACCTCAGCCATTCCGATAGAGTTCTCTAACCAGGATTTATCATGGCAATTCAGCCTCCAGAGGCTTTGGGAGAAGCTTCTCCATGGCATAG ATGTTGAGAAAAACACCAAGTTGGATAGCGTTCAGGCCTTACCACCACGTGAATTCCTGTACGCGGATGCTTCCCATTGCCGTCCTGCAGATGGAAAGTTGGGTTGCAGTGCTGTCATTTCCTCATTACCATTGACAATCAAATGGTTGAGGGATTGTGTTAGAGAAAACCCGGCCCTGCGGATTCAG GTACTTGTGACGGGATCATTGCATCTCGTGGGGGATGTCCTGAAGGTGTTAAAGAGATGA
- the LOC136208346 gene encoding peptide chain release factor PrfB3, chloroplastic isoform X3 has product MSAPTALELEETRRMKQEEVMREFDLWDDPVKFNEILGGLADSVKLVDSLRDLKYKVEEARLISQLAEVEGINYELFKQGYSTSLDVNKLLDQYEMAKLLKGPYDKEGACVTIRAGSESINAQMWAENLLSMYIKWAKKLGHNGRLVDKHLSINSNASVLLASIEFEFECAYGYLLGERGLHRMINQSQVDSACVDVIPLFLGAAPDLEVKDEDLIISCTLHEENSSGEPTVCIQHIPTGISVQSSGERNQFANKVKALNRLKAKLVVIAEEQKVTDINSIKKEKIEQVWEKERRRYVCVPYKLVQDVKTGIQLPDLNSILDGNIEPLLGAHIRIRHTD; this is encoded by the exons ATGTCAGCACCAACAGCACTAGAACTTGAAGAAACAAGACGGATGAAGCAAGAAGAAGTGATGCGTGAGTTTGACCTATGGGATGACCCTGTCAAATTCAATGAAATTCTTGGTGGATTGGCTGATAGTGTTAAACTGGTTGATTCTCTCCGAGACCTAAAGTATAAG gttGAAGAGGCAAGACTGATCTCTCAGCTGGCAGAGGTTGAAGGTATTAATTATGAACTTTTTAAGCAAGGATACAGTACATCTTTAGATGTGAACAAGTTGTTGGATCAATATGAGATGGCAAAGCTTCTCAAGGGGCCATATGACAAGGAGGGAGCTTGTGTAACTATAAGAGCTGGATCGGAGAGCATTAATGCTCAG ATGTGGGCTGAAAATCTTCTCAGTATGTATATCAAATGGGCCAAAAAGCTTGGTCATAATGGCAGGCTAGTTGATAAGCATCTCTCTATCAATAGCAATGCCAGTGTCCTATTGGCGAGTATTGAATTTGAATTCGAGTGCGCTTATGGCTATCTTTTAGGGGAGAGAGGCCTACATCGCATGATAAACCAGTCTCAG GTCGACTCTGCTTGCGTGGATGTTATTCCTCTTTTTCTTGGAGCAGCGCCTGACCTCGAAGTCAAGGACGAGGATTTGATTATCTCGTGCACATTGCATGAAGAGAACAGCTCAGGAGAACCAACAGTTTGCATTCAGCATATTCCTACTGGCATTAGTGTCCAATCTTCAG GTGAGAGGAACCAGTTTGCAAATAAAGTAAAGGCACTTAACCGGTTGAAGGCTAAACTGGTGGTGATTGCAGAGGAGCAAAAGGTTACagatataaatagcataaaGAAGGAGAAAATAGAGCAAGTGTGGGAGAAAGAGAGACGAAGGTATGTGTGTGTTCCTTACAAACTTGTACAAGATGTAAAAACTGGGATTCAACTTCCTGATTTAAACTCTATTTTGGATGGGAATATTGAACCTCTTCTTGGAGCTCATATCAGAATTAGACACACAGATTGA
- the LOC136208818 gene encoding folylpolyglutamate synthase isoform X1 translates to MFPMFVRNCHLKCAIASVSHFDRSNYQIPTTTPWNCSFHAGHGGSKGLNRHRILHSQARGINYQIKSSQFMDNMDFDLSVKDYLQKPPLSNSYETAMEALSSLITRPKRGIHSPFVSKYEKLDRMLMYLEILDLEEHIHGLKIIHVAGTKGKGSTCTFCEAILRECGVRTGLFTSPHLIDVRERFRVDGLDISEDKFLFYFWDCWNRLREHVTEELPMPPLFQFLTVLAFRIFVGEQVDVAIIEVGLGGLNDSTNVIKEPIVCGVTSLGMDHTETLGNTLGEIAAHKAGIFKPQVPAYTVPQLSEAMDVLQEKAHKLMVPLKVVEPLDYRKMDGLKLSLSGDHQLSNAGLAVSLCKYWLQRTGNWEKLFQHQENHEANLPEAFLRGLATARLSGRGQVIYDTHSKSHNSSDVAENSSGDLIFYLDGAHSPESMEVCAKWFSSAVQYKKQYPQLFSSHDSESMKIVPGNGYIQCERSKYEESNKIIKKILLFNCMDVRDPQILLPRLVNTCAASGSYFSKAIFVPSMSKYNKVTSGTSAIPIEFSNQDLSWQFSLQRLWEKLLHGIDVEKNTKLDSVQALPPREFLYADASHCRPADGKLGCSAVISSLPLTIKWLRDCVRENPALRIQVLVTGSLHLVGDVLKVLKR, encoded by the exons ATGTTCCCTATGTTCGTTAGGAACTGTCATCTGAAGTGTGCAATAGCCAGTGTTTCACACTTCGACAGGAGCAATTATCAAATTCCTACAACAACACCATGGAACTGTTCTTTTCATGCAGGTCATGGGGGCTCTAAAGGTCTGAACAGGCATAGGATACTACATTCTCAAGCAAGAG GTATTAACTATCAAATAAAATCATCACAGTTCATGGATAACATGGATTTTGATCTATCTGTCAAAGATTATCTGCAAAAACCGCCTCTTTCAAATTCTTATGAAACTGCAATGGAAGCACTTTCCTCTCTTATTACACGCCCAAAACGCGGAATCCACTCACCTTTTGTTAGTAAATATGAAAAATTGGACAGAATGCTTATGTATCTTGAG ATATTGGACTTGGAAGAGCATATACATGGACTCAAAATTATCCATGTTGCTGGAACTAAAGGAAAG GGTTCCACATGCACATTTTGTGAAGCTATTTTACGAGAATGTGGTGTTCGAACAGGGCTGTTTACTTCCCCTCACCTAATTGATGTGAGAGAAAGATTTCGTGTAGACGG ACTGGACATATCTGAAgataaatttctattttactTTTGGGATTGTTGGAATCGCTTGAGG GAGCATGTAACTGAGGAACTGCCAATGCCACCACTGTTTCAGTTCCTCACAGTCTTGGCATTCAGAATATTTGTTGGTGAACAG GTAGATGTTGCCATAATTGAAGTTGGTCTTGGAGGGTTAAATGATTCAACGAATGTG ATCAAAGAGCCTATTGTTTGTGGCGTTACATCTTTGGGGATGGATCATACAGAGACTTTGG GTAATACACTTGGAGAGATTGCTGCACATAAAGCTGGAATTTTCAAG CCTCAAGTACCTGCATATACGGTACCCCAGCTTTCTGAAGCCATGGATGTTCTTCAGGAGAAGGCCCATAAACTGATG GTACCCCTGAAAGTAGTGGAGCCTCTTGATTACAGAAAGATGGATGGATTGAAGCTTAGCTTGTCTGGTGATCACCAACTCAGTAATGCTGGTCTTGCTGTTTCCCTATGTAAATATTGGCTTCAAAGAACTGGAAATTGGGAAAAACTATTCCAACAT CAGGAAAACCATGAAGCTAATTTGCCAGAGGCATTTCTCAGGGGTCTTGCAACAGCACGTCTTTCTGGGAGAGGGCAAGTCATCTATGATACTCATTCAAAGTCCCACAATTCATCAGATGTAGCTGAAAATTCGTCAGGGGATCTGATTTTCTACTTGGATGGAGCTCATAGTCCAGAGAGCATGGAGGTTTGTGCTAAATGGTTCTCTAGTGCTGTTCAATACAAAAAGCAATACCCGCAGTTATTTTCTTCTCATGATTCTGAAAGTATGAAGATAGTTCCGGGAAATGGTTACATCCAATGTGAAAGGAGTAAATATGAAGAGTCCAACAAAATAATAAAGAAG ATTCTTTTGTTCAATTGCATGGACGTAAGAGATCCTCAAATTTTGCTTCCTCGGCTTGTGAACACATGTGCCGCCTCAG GTTCCTACTTCTCAAAGGCCATTTTTGTCCCAAGCATGTCAAAATACAACAAGGTCACTTCTGGCACCTCAGCCATTCCGATAGAGTTCTCTAACCAGGATTTATCATGGCAATTCAGCCTCCAGAGGCTTTGGGAGAAGCTTCTCCATGGCATAG ATGTTGAGAAAAACACCAAGTTGGATAGCGTTCAGGCCTTACCACCACGTGAATTCCTGTACGCGGATGCTTCCCATTGCCGTCCTGCAGATGGAAAGTTGGGTTGCAGTGCTGTCATTTCCTCATTACCATTGACAATCAAATGGTTGAGGGATTGTGTTAGAGAAAACCCGGCCCTGCGGATTCAG GTACTTGTGACGGGATCATTGCATCTCGTGGGGGATGTCCTGAAGGTGTTAAAGAGATGA
- the LOC136208346 gene encoding peptide chain release factor PrfB3, chloroplastic isoform X1: protein MKREMAAESPFMNRAAAFYFKWRFSTISTNSYNSQAKLLSCSRIRASSSTEDENKLYKQLGLFSLKKKIEDAVLRAEMSAPTALELEETRRMKQEEVMREFDLWDDPVKFNEILGGLADSVKLVDSLRDLKYKVEEARLISQLAEVEGINYELFKQGYSTSLDVNKLLDQYEMAKLLKGPYDKEGACVTIRAGSESINAQMWAENLLSMYIKWAKKLGHNGRLVDKHLSINSNASVLLASIEFEFECAYGYLLGERGLHRMINQSQVDSACVDVIPLFLGAAPDLEVKDEDLIISCTLHEENSSGEPTVCIQHIPTGISVQSSGERNQFANKVKALNRLKAKLVVIAEEQKVTDINSIKKEKIEQVWEKERRRYVCVPYKLVQDVKTGIQLPDLNSILDGNIEPLLGAHIRIRHTD, encoded by the exons atgaAAAGAGAAATGGCGGCAGAATCTCCATTTATGAATAGAGCAGCAGCTTTTTACTTCAAATGGCGATTTTCAACAATATCAACGAATTCCTATAACTCCCAAGCTAAGCTTCTTTCCTGTTCCAGGATTCGCGCCTCTAGTTCCACGGAGGACGAGAACAAGCTATATAAACAACTGG gtttattttcaTTGAAAAAGAAGATTGAAGATGCAGTTCTCCGAGCTGAAATGTCAGCACCAACAGCACTAGAACTTGAAGAAACAAGACGGATGAAGCAAGAAGAAGTGATGCGTGAGTTTGACCTATGGGATGACCCTGTCAAATTCAATGAAATTCTTGGTGGATTGGCTGATAGTGTTAAACTGGTTGATTCTCTCCGAGACCTAAAGTATAAG gttGAAGAGGCAAGACTGATCTCTCAGCTGGCAGAGGTTGAAGGTATTAATTATGAACTTTTTAAGCAAGGATACAGTACATCTTTAGATGTGAACAAGTTGTTGGATCAATATGAGATGGCAAAGCTTCTCAAGGGGCCATATGACAAGGAGGGAGCTTGTGTAACTATAAGAGCTGGATCGGAGAGCATTAATGCTCAG ATGTGGGCTGAAAATCTTCTCAGTATGTATATCAAATGGGCCAAAAAGCTTGGTCATAATGGCAGGCTAGTTGATAAGCATCTCTCTATCAATAGCAATGCCAGTGTCCTATTGGCGAGTATTGAATTTGAATTCGAGTGCGCTTATGGCTATCTTTTAGGGGAGAGAGGCCTACATCGCATGATAAACCAGTCTCAG GTCGACTCTGCTTGCGTGGATGTTATTCCTCTTTTTCTTGGAGCAGCGCCTGACCTCGAAGTCAAGGACGAGGATTTGATTATCTCGTGCACATTGCATGAAGAGAACAGCTCAGGAGAACCAACAGTTTGCATTCAGCATATTCCTACTGGCATTAGTGTCCAATCTTCAG GTGAGAGGAACCAGTTTGCAAATAAAGTAAAGGCACTTAACCGGTTGAAGGCTAAACTGGTGGTGATTGCAGAGGAGCAAAAGGTTACagatataaatagcataaaGAAGGAGAAAATAGAGCAAGTGTGGGAGAAAGAGAGACGAAGGTATGTGTGTGTTCCTTACAAACTTGTACAAGATGTAAAAACTGGGATTCAACTTCCTGATTTAAACTCTATTTTGGATGGGAATATTGAACCTCTTCTTGGAGCTCATATCAGAATTAGACACACAGATTGA
- the LOC136209634 gene encoding glycosyltransferase-like At3g57200, producing the protein MAGSRPSSSSSSIVSLPSPSQPLASRLLLLLTILPLTLAGFAFVLQWRGGLTDPVSRWSPDHHQFPGMETFASSHSSSRTKGSGCADILGRSNSPSFPYFNNWKFNFDSDPKPRISITTSTSAGLEQTLPWIFYHKVIGVSTFFLFVEGKAASKNVARVLESIPGVNVIFRTRELEEQQARSRIWNETWLASFFYKPCNYELFVKQSLNMEMAIVMAREASSDWIIHLDTDELIHPAGAHEYSLRTLLADVPGNVDMVVFPNYESAVERDDIKEPFSEVSMFKKNYDHLTKDIYFGNYKEATRGNPNYFLTYGNGKAAARIQEHLRPNGAHRWHNYMKSPRELKLDEGAILHFTYPKFSDLTSRRDRCGCKPTKDDVKRCFMLDFDRAAFIIASTATEEEMLRWYRERVVWTDHDMKLKLLRKGILSRIYAPMVIVQGLRESGVFINTIAMAQSNLTELSSAGDSSEVSKSGTISSRKIGQNRESVATARRILHVPDDIFHPPAVPPQSPPSLEAFQVDR; encoded by the exons ATGGCGGGTTCAAgaccctcctcctcctcctcctccatcGTTTCTTTACCGTCACCTTCTCAGCCATTGGCTTCCCGTCTCTTATTGCTTCTCACTATCCTCCCCTTGACTCTTGCTGGTTTCGCTTTTGTTCTTCAATGGCGAGGCGGATTGACTGACCCTGTTTCTCGCTGGTCCCCCGACCACCATCAATTTCCCGGTATGGAAACCTTTGCCTCCTCTCATTCCTCCTCCAGGACTAAAGGTTCCGGTTGTGCCGATATTTTGGGTCGGAGTAATTCCCCTTCGTTTCCTTACTTCAACAATTGGAAATTCAATTTCGATTCCGATCCGAAGCCCAGG ATATCTATAACTACAAGCACTTCTGCAGGCTTAGAACAGACTTTGCCATGGATATTCTATCACAAAGTTATTGGAGTTTCaaccttttttctttttgtggaGGGGAAGGCTGCTTCTAAAAACGTAGCTAGAGTTCTGGAATCAATTCCA GGTGTGAACGTTATTTTCAGGACAAGAGAGTTAGAGGAACAACAAGCAAGAAG CCGGATTTGGAATGAGACTTGGCTGGCAAGCTTTTTCTACAAACCATGTAATTATGAGTTATTTGTCAAGCAGTCCCTGAACATGGAAATGGCCATTGTCATGGCAAGG GAGGCTAGCTCTGATTGGATTATCCATCTTGACACTGATGAGCTAATACATCCTGCTGGTGCTCATGAATATTCTTTGAGAACATTGCTCGCAGATGTTCCAGGAAATGTTGATATGGTTGTCTTTCCAAATTAC GAGAGTGCTGTTGAGAGGGATGATATCAAGGAGCCTTTTAGTGAG GTCTCAATGTTTAAGAAGAACTATGATCACCTTACAAAAGATATATACTTTGGCAATTATAAGGAAGCAACTCGTGGTAATCCAAACTATTTTTTAACGTATGGAAATGGGAAGGCTGCTGCTCGAATTCAGGAGCATCTTCGCCCAAATGGTGCACACAGATGGCATAACTATATGAAGAGTCCACG AGAGCTCAAACTGGATGAAGGTGCTATTCTACATTTTACTTACCCTAAATTCTCGGATTTAACTTCAAGACGTGATCGCTGTGGATGCAAGCCTACTAAAGATGATGTTAAAAGATGTTTTATGTTGGACTTTGATAGGGCT GCATTCATCATTGCTTCAACGGCAACAGAAGAGGAAATGCTTCGCTG GTATCGAGAACGTGTTGTGTGGACTGACCATGACATGAAACTTAAACTCTTGAGAAAGGGAATCTTGTCTCGCATTTATGCACCCATG GTCATTGTACAAGGACTCAGAGAATCCGGTGTGTTCATCAATACCATAGCAATGGCACAGTCAAATCTAACAGAGTTGTCATCTGCTGGTGATTCTTCTGAAGTATCAAAATCTGGAACGATTTCTTCACGAAAGATTGGCCAAAACAGAGAATCCGTGGCAACTGCAAGAAGGATCTTGCACGTTCCTGATGATATTTTCCATCCCCCAGCTGTTCCACCACAATCTCCCCCTAGTTTGGAAGCTTTTCAGGTAGATAGATAG
- the LOC136208346 gene encoding peptide chain release factor PrfB3, chloroplastic isoform X2, translating into MKREMAAESPFMNRAAAFYFKWRFSTISTNSYNSQAKLLSCSRIRASSSTEDENKLYKQLGLFSLKKKIEDAVLRAEMSAPTALELEETRRMKQEEVMREFDLWDDPVKFNEILGGLADSVKLVDSLRDLKYKVEEARLISQLAEVEGINYELFKQGYSTSLDVNKLLDQYEMAKLLKGPYDKEGACVTIRAGSESINAQVDSACVDVIPLFLGAAPDLEVKDEDLIISCTLHEENSSGEPTVCIQHIPTGISVQSSGERNQFANKVKALNRLKAKLVVIAEEQKVTDINSIKKEKIEQVWEKERRRYVCVPYKLVQDVKTGIQLPDLNSILDGNIEPLLGAHIRIRHTD; encoded by the exons atgaAAAGAGAAATGGCGGCAGAATCTCCATTTATGAATAGAGCAGCAGCTTTTTACTTCAAATGGCGATTTTCAACAATATCAACGAATTCCTATAACTCCCAAGCTAAGCTTCTTTCCTGTTCCAGGATTCGCGCCTCTAGTTCCACGGAGGACGAGAACAAGCTATATAAACAACTGG gtttattttcaTTGAAAAAGAAGATTGAAGATGCAGTTCTCCGAGCTGAAATGTCAGCACCAACAGCACTAGAACTTGAAGAAACAAGACGGATGAAGCAAGAAGAAGTGATGCGTGAGTTTGACCTATGGGATGACCCTGTCAAATTCAATGAAATTCTTGGTGGATTGGCTGATAGTGTTAAACTGGTTGATTCTCTCCGAGACCTAAAGTATAAG gttGAAGAGGCAAGACTGATCTCTCAGCTGGCAGAGGTTGAAGGTATTAATTATGAACTTTTTAAGCAAGGATACAGTACATCTTTAGATGTGAACAAGTTGTTGGATCAATATGAGATGGCAAAGCTTCTCAAGGGGCCATATGACAAGGAGGGAGCTTGTGTAACTATAAGAGCTGGATCGGAGAGCATTAATGCTCAG GTCGACTCTGCTTGCGTGGATGTTATTCCTCTTTTTCTTGGAGCAGCGCCTGACCTCGAAGTCAAGGACGAGGATTTGATTATCTCGTGCACATTGCATGAAGAGAACAGCTCAGGAGAACCAACAGTTTGCATTCAGCATATTCCTACTGGCATTAGTGTCCAATCTTCAG GTGAGAGGAACCAGTTTGCAAATAAAGTAAAGGCACTTAACCGGTTGAAGGCTAAACTGGTGGTGATTGCAGAGGAGCAAAAGGTTACagatataaatagcataaaGAAGGAGAAAATAGAGCAAGTGTGGGAGAAAGAGAGACGAAGGTATGTGTGTGTTCCTTACAAACTTGTACAAGATGTAAAAACTGGGATTCAACTTCCTGATTTAAACTCTATTTTGGATGGGAATATTGAACCTCTTCTTGGAGCTCATATCAGAATTAGACACACAGATTGA